In one window of Desulforhabdus amnigena DNA:
- the tnpA gene encoding IS66 family insertion sequence element accessory protein TnpA — protein sequence MKKTQSTDNEVRQKFWEHHLAQWQAGGLSQAEYCRRHGLSVKTFGYHKRTKGTDSLCLVEVPLAAPVCSLPKPLSLTVGSRYTIRIEAGFDADTLRDLLEVLDR from the coding sequence TGAAGAAGACCCAATCGACTGACAATGAAGTAAGGCAGAAATTCTGGGAGCACCACCTGGCTCAATGGCAAGCAGGTGGTCTGTCGCAGGCCGAATACTGTCGAAGGCATGGACTGAGCGTCAAGACCTTCGGCTATCACAAACGCACGAAAGGAACAGACTCGCTCTGCCTTGTGGAGGTCCCCCTGGCAGCTCCGGTTTGCTCTCTCCCTAAGCCCCTCAGTCTCACCGTGGGCTCCCGGTACACCATCCGGATCGAAGCGGGCTTTGATGCAGACACTCTGCGCGACCTCCTCGAGGTGCTCGACCGATGA
- a CDS encoding HARBI1 family protein gives MDPRAAPHFGKYPEKPRLCTQSPSRASAGEARNQDRSPLFCHDGTERPIQRPKDPEKQRSYYSGKKKHHTMKNVILINEFMYILFLSLTHPGSVHDKTIADSSSYPLPKESYLMQDLGFQGFDLPGVEIIMPHKKPPGGSLTPEQKEANREVSKVRVRIEHVMNSIKHCHIVRDTTRLLRQGTRDLVMEICCALHNLRVTLNPWGSMV, from the coding sequence GTGGATCCACGTGCTGCTCCCCATTTTGGGAAATACCCTGAGAAACCTCGGCTTTGCACCCAGTCGCCAAGTCGAGCATCTGCGGGAGAGGCTCGAAATCAAGACCGATCCCCCCTTTTTTGCCACGATGGAACCGAGCGGCCGATCCAACGGCCCAAGGATCCCGAGAAGCAGAGGAGCTACTACAGCGGGAAGAAGAAACACCACACCATGAAAAACGTCATCTTGATCAATGAGTTCATGTACATCCTCTTTCTGAGCCTGACGCATCCAGGTTCCGTCCACGACAAAACCATTGCGGACTCGAGCAGCTATCCCCTGCCGAAGGAGAGTTACCTCATGCAGGATCTCGGGTTTCAGGGCTTTGATCTGCCTGGTGTCGAGATCATCATGCCCCATAAGAAACCGCCTGGTGGAAGTCTCACACCGGAACAAAAGGAAGCCAACCGGGAGGTCTCCAAAGTGCGTGTGCGTATCGAGCATGTGATGAACAGCATCAAACACTGCCATATAGTCAGGGACACGACACGTCTTCTCAGACAGGGAACAAGAGACCTCGTCATGGAGATATGCTGTGCGCTCCATAACCTCCGGGTGACACTCAATCCATGGGGTTCCATGGTCTAA
- the tnpC gene encoding IS66 family transposase, with translation MTKGTVKEGLFNEVLLPNNFELLKTIIRDQEAAFLDQKQRYESRIEFLEERLRLLQNELFRRSSEKRPVEEDPRQLHLFNEAEVSAEEKPVTEEIEVPAHTRQKPRRKPLPEHLPRVEVIHDIAEEEKICACGTTLSRIGEEVSEKLDIIPARVQVIRTIRPKYACKGCEGVESEGGAVRIAEPPPEMIPKGIATAGTLAYVATAKYADGTPLYRLSKILERYGIEIPRSTMASWMVMAGDRCRLIMEMLQRELKSGVLINCDETPVQVLFEPGRANTTYSYMWVFRGGDPQKPVVLFHYAPTRSGDVPREILEGYQGYLQTDAFSAYDQFDRPGSRIVLIGCMAHVRRNFVKVIDARGKGAKKTGSAEVALEYIRKLYAIEKVARERKLTPDEIRALRKKEAEPILKEFKAWMKGRLPQTPPKGLLGKALSYALNHWHKLIRYLEDGRIPIDNNMAENAIRPFVVGRKNWLFNGHPNGAKAAATLYSLIETAKACGLEPYQYLRYLFERLPFARSEEDHLALLPQMLTPEQLTRSLQ, from the coding sequence ATTACAAAAGGAACTGTTAAAGAAGGCCTTTTTAATGAGGTCCTTTTACCCAATAATTTTGAACTGCTCAAAACGATCATCCGAGATCAGGAAGCGGCGTTTCTCGACCAGAAGCAACGGTATGAATCCCGCATCGAATTCCTGGAGGAACGGTTGAGGCTCCTTCAAAACGAGCTCTTCCGGCGCAGTTCTGAAAAACGCCCTGTGGAGGAGGACCCTCGCCAGCTCCATCTTTTCAACGAAGCTGAAGTGAGTGCGGAAGAAAAGCCGGTGACCGAAGAGATCGAAGTCCCTGCCCACACCCGGCAAAAACCCAGGAGAAAGCCTCTTCCCGAACATCTGCCTCGCGTGGAAGTGATCCACGATATTGCCGAGGAAGAGAAGATCTGTGCCTGTGGAACGACACTTTCGCGGATCGGCGAGGAAGTATCGGAGAAGCTCGACATCATCCCCGCCAGGGTTCAAGTCATTCGCACCATTCGCCCCAAGTACGCGTGCAAAGGCTGCGAGGGAGTGGAAAGCGAAGGGGGAGCGGTCAGAATCGCCGAGCCTCCTCCAGAGATGATCCCCAAGGGGATTGCCACGGCAGGGACCCTTGCTTATGTGGCTACCGCAAAATACGCCGACGGCACCCCGCTCTACCGGCTCTCAAAGATCCTTGAGCGTTACGGAATCGAGATCCCCCGATCCACTATGGCCTCCTGGATGGTGATGGCAGGCGATCGGTGCCGCTTGATCATGGAGATGCTTCAGAGGGAGCTCAAATCGGGGGTCCTCATCAATTGCGACGAGACTCCCGTGCAGGTCCTCTTTGAGCCGGGACGTGCCAACACCACGTATTCCTACATGTGGGTCTTCAGGGGAGGAGACCCGCAAAAACCTGTTGTCCTCTTCCACTATGCCCCTACAAGATCGGGGGATGTTCCCAGGGAGATCCTCGAGGGGTACCAGGGGTATCTGCAAACCGATGCTTTCTCGGCCTATGATCAGTTCGACAGGCCGGGGTCCAGGATTGTGCTCATCGGGTGCATGGCGCATGTGAGAAGAAACTTCGTCAAAGTCATCGATGCCCGGGGAAAGGGGGCGAAGAAGACCGGGAGTGCCGAGGTCGCCCTCGAATACATCCGAAAGCTCTACGCCATTGAAAAGGTGGCGCGGGAGCGCAAGCTTACTCCTGACGAAATCCGTGCTCTCAGGAAAAAAGAAGCCGAGCCGATCCTCAAGGAGTTTAAAGCCTGGATGAAGGGGCGCCTGCCGCAGACCCCACCCAAGGGGCTTCTGGGCAAAGCCCTGAGCTATGCCCTCAACCACTGGCACAAACTCATCCGCTATCTGGAGGACGGCCGCATTCCCATAGACAACAACATGGCGGAGAATGCCATCCGACCCTTTGTGGTCGGTCGAAAAAACTGGCTGTTCAACGGGCACCCCAACGGAGCCAAGGCTGCCGCCACCCTCTACAGCCTGATTGAGACAGCCAAAGCCTGCGGCCTGGAACCTTACCAGTATCTGCGCTATCTCTTTGAGAGACTTCCCTTTGCCCGCAGTGAGGAAGATCACCTGGCTTTGCTTCCTCAGATGCTCACCCCGGAGCAGTTGACTCGCTCTCTCCAGTAG
- the tnpB gene encoding IS66 family insertion sequence element accessory protein TnpB (TnpB, as the term is used for proteins encoded by IS66 family insertion elements, is considered an accessory protein, since TnpC, encoded by a neighboring gene, is a DDE family transposase.), whose product MIALPQHTRVYLALGSTDMRKEINGLSILVEGTLSLDPFSGHLFVFCRSRSTVKILYWQRNGFCLFQKRLEKERFRWPETREQVMEIGLRDLSFLLEGLDFTALHPHRDLHYSTLL is encoded by the coding sequence ATGATCGCCCTGCCGCAGCACACCCGGGTCTATCTTGCTTTGGGCAGTACCGACATGCGCAAGGAGATCAACGGACTCTCGATTCTTGTGGAAGGGACGCTCTCGCTCGATCCTTTCTCAGGACATCTTTTCGTCTTCTGCAGAAGTCGATCGACCGTAAAGATCCTCTATTGGCAAAGGAACGGGTTCTGCCTTTTTCAAAAGAGGTTGGAGAAGGAACGGTTCCGCTGGCCTGAAACCAGAGAGCAGGTGATGGAGATCGGTCTGAGGGACCTGTCTTTCCTTCTCGAGGGGCTCGATTTCACCGCCCTCCATCCCCACCGGGATTTGCACTACTCCACCCTTCTCTAA
- the tnpA gene encoding IS66 family insertion sequence element accessory protein TnpA: protein MEKKPRLEENEEKRRFWEEHLKRWETSGMTQNEYCRQNRLKVNRFIYWKKKCPQKSTVSLVEWSGTKEEKSSVVASGGPLCVVVGGRYRIEIGQGFDPGLLDGVVRVLRSL, encoded by the coding sequence ATGGAGAAGAAGCCACGGTTAGAAGAAAACGAGGAGAAGCGAAGGTTTTGGGAAGAGCACCTCAAGAGATGGGAAACGAGTGGGATGACCCAAAACGAGTACTGCCGGCAAAACAGGCTCAAAGTGAACCGCTTCATTTACTGGAAGAAAAAGTGTCCGCAAAAGTCCACCGTCTCCCTGGTGGAGTGGTCGGGGACGAAGGAGGAGAAAAGCAGCGTCGTTGCTTCTGGGGGGCCGCTTTGCGTGGTGGTAGGGGGGCGCTATCGTATTGAGATCGGGCAAGGGTTCGATCCAGGACTGCTGGACGGCGTGGTCCGGGTTTTGAGAAGCCTATGA
- the tnpB gene encoding IS66 family insertion sequence element accessory protein TnpB has product MICIPSNTRVFLAPGNTDMRKAINGLSVLVEGTLELDPFSGHLFVFCISVLASTPSKPKAATGHGRMNP; this is encoded by the coding sequence ATGATCTGTATTCCTTCAAACACGCGGGTATTCCTGGCTCCTGGAAACACGGACATGCGCAAAGCCATCAACGGACTGTCGGTTCTGGTGGAAGGGACTTTGGAGCTCGACCCGTTTTCAGGGCATCTTTTCGTGTTTTGCATAAGCGTCTTGGCAAGTACACCTTCCAAGCCGAAGGCTGCCACCGGCCATGGCAGGATGAATCCTTGA